In one Aromatoleum aromaticum EbN1 genomic region, the following are encoded:
- a CDS encoding IS4-like element ISAzo5 family transposase, whose protein sequence is MGDLLATKSWVVEEFAGMALGDERLNKRAKVLMERLSAKPTAGIPMACRGWGETVGAYRFLGNDEVDWQAILAPHWERTRSRMRAHPVVLCLQDTTELDFNGQGIAGLGRLNYEARRGMYLHPTYAVTPEREPLGVLDAWMWAREDVDEPGERTSIKESARWPEGYERVAELATGMATTRLVYVADREADLMEMMLRAQTLGTPADWLVRAKHNRCLPEGAKLWSHTCAGEPLGEIVFTMGSRHGQKAREVRQQLWARRVSLPAGKAGTVSATCIVAREIGAPAGTKPVEWRLLTNREAATAADVVELIDWYRARWEIETFFHVLKNGCRIEALQLSAIERLERALALFMVVAWRIAHLMRTGRTCPELDATLFFDPDEIRGAYLLTKKKPPATPPTINEVLRLIATLGGFLARKGDGEPGVKTIWLGLQRVMDAAATIQALRDEAA, encoded by the coding sequence TTGGGTGACCTGTTGGCGACGAAGAGCTGGGTGGTGGAGGAGTTTGCGGGGATGGCGCTGGGCGACGAGAGACTGAACAAGCGGGCGAAGGTGCTGATGGAGCGGTTGTCGGCGAAGCCGACGGCGGGCATTCCGATGGCGTGCCGGGGCTGGGGCGAGACGGTTGGCGCGTACCGCTTCCTGGGCAACGACGAGGTCGACTGGCAGGCGATCCTGGCGCCGCATTGGGAGCGCACCCGCAGCCGCATGCGTGCCCATCCGGTGGTGTTGTGCCTGCAGGACACGACCGAGCTGGACTTCAACGGGCAGGGCATCGCGGGTCTGGGGCGGCTGAACTACGAGGCGCGCCGCGGCATGTACCTGCACCCGACCTATGCGGTGACGCCCGAGCGCGAACCGCTGGGCGTGCTCGATGCGTGGATGTGGGCGCGCGAGGATGTCGATGAACCAGGCGAGCGCACCAGCATCAAGGAGAGCGCGCGCTGGCCCGAAGGCTACGAGCGGGTCGCGGAGTTGGCCACGGGGATGGCGACCACCCGCCTGGTGTATGTAGCCGACCGCGAAGCGGATCTGATGGAAATGATGCTGCGCGCCCAGACGCTGGGCACGCCGGCCGACTGGCTGGTGCGGGCCAAGCACAACCGTTGCTTGCCAGAGGGCGCGAAGCTGTGGTCGCACACCTGCGCAGGCGAGCCGCTGGGCGAGATCGTGTTCACGATGGGCTCGCGCCACGGCCAGAAGGCGCGCGAGGTGCGCCAGCAACTGTGGGCCCGACGGGTCAGCCTGCCTGCGGGCAAGGCGGGCACGGTATCGGCCACCTGCATCGTGGCGCGCGAGATCGGCGCGCCGGCCGGCACCAAGCCCGTGGAGTGGCGCCTGCTCACCAACCGGGAAGCTGCGACGGCTGCCGACGTGGTCGAGCTGATCGACTGGTATCGGGCGCGCTGGGAGATCGAGACTTTCTTTCACGTGCTCAAGAACGGCTGTCGGATCGAAGCGCTGCAACTGTCCGCCATCGAGCGCCTGGAGCGCGCGCTGGCGTTGTTCATGGTCGTCGCCTGGCGCATCGCGCATCTGATGCGCACCGGCCGAACCTGCCCCGAGCTGGATGCCACGCTCTTCTTCGACCCCGACGAGATCCGCGGCGCGTATCTGCTCACGAAGAAGAAACCGCCCGCCACCCCGCCCACCATCAACGAAGTGCTGCGCCTGATCGCCACCCTCGGCGGCTTCCTGGCGCGCAAGGGCGACGGCGAGCCGGGTGTGAAGACCATCTGGCTGGGCTTGCAGCGCGTCATGGATGCCGCCGCCACCATACAGGCGCTACGCGATGAGGCGGCCTGA